Within Trichoderma atroviride chromosome 2, complete sequence, the genomic segment GGCTTCAGGGTCCTGAGACGAGCCCGGAGCCAATCAGttggccattgccagaaAGAGgcgtttttcttcttcttcttttttttttgtttcccgTGTTTTTGCTCATGTTTGTACTCTATTGTATGCTTACACGTATTGGTGCCTGGGCGCACTGCATCGGCTCGGGCATCTTCCTTGCTCAGCCCTTCCGAGTGGCTGTAAAATATTCAACTCAGCTCAATTCCCGAGGATACACAATGTCGTGTCCCCCCCAATTTCCAATTCGGCCTCTTCCCAAACAGGACATATAACTTGgaacatgtacatgcaccCTTTTAACCGATGAGGAAAACacatgagaaaaaaaaaagaaaaattcgAGATGCAATCACAAATAAAGTGCCAAGCCTAATGCTCAAACCCCCCGTCCCCGAAGCAAATTTCAGCCGCAAGCCCTTGCCATTGGCTCACGCTTTCGCCTTTCAAGGGCGGCCGCCGTAACCAAAACAGCCAGCAGGGCCCTTAATTTTCGAGGAGCCCCAGCCAACATCAACACGCAATACGGCCAGCAATAGTATGCGCGGCCTCACAAGCACAATGCGTTgcttttcttgtcttttcctttatTAATTCGGGTTGTATCTGTACTAGCGCCTGCAGAAATATCCAATTTTATTTATTCCCTCTGTATCTCATTTCCTTTTAATCTTGCCTTGGCAGGCGCAATAtcagcggcttcttcttgttaaTTCGCTCAACAACGCCGTTGGTTTTGTGTATACATGACCTGATCTCagctactactactgtacCCCCAAAGTGTTTGCCCGCAGGTATGTGCGCATTGGCCAAGCATCGACGTTTATTCTCGTCCTCGCCTGATACAATTCTCGCCCCcttggattggattgggCAAAACCCCCGCAGGTCAAGACAACCCCTGCAGCCTGTGAAACGaccagctgctggctgggcctTGGTTTCGGCTCGCCACCAGAAGTAGGCTCAGCCTGCTTGTTGCACAGTCGCACGCAATCGCGAATAGTTGCGATTACTGTAGCAATTGCTCCATATATTCGCTGTGCTACGGCTGGCTCCTGGTGTTGCTCCATCCGCCGCGCCGTATCAACCGCACCGCCAAGATCCGAACCGCTCTTCTCCGCAGGATTTGCGCTGTGCAGCCTGTGTCACTGGTGCTACTCCGTCCATCATTCACCAGTTTCCCCTCCGCTGTTCTTGTATACGGCGTTTTTGCAAGGGTAGGCCCCCGTCAACCTTATTCTTGTGAATCCGTTTGAGATAAGAGAAACGAGAAACACCCCCTGCGTCAGCTCCATGTCCCTTGCTTCCAACGTTCTGTTACCATCATCTACTCCTGGCCAATacgtgtacaagtacagtaATCACTCTAGTCGCGCGTTAAGAAgatatttctctttttttccctctcttttctttttttgagtcaattttttttttctcgcgCGCTCCCTCTTCCCGTCTTTCGCCATCGTGTGCACGCCATCctgagaaaggaagaaaaaaaaaaaaaaactgacaGCGCTTTTGCTTATTTAGTCGGCATGTCACGGCGCCCCGGAGTGGGGAGGCTTCGAGTCAGCCACGGCCTCCAAGAGTGCGAATCACGGTGCCACGGTGACGACTCCTAGCACCGAGTGCCTGGCGGTGCCTAAAAGTAATATCCCGCGTAACCATCTTCGGCTGACCGGCCTGTAAATTGGAGATTGCGTTTGCATCTTAAATGGGACGTCTTGATGGGGCAATGCATCTAAATCATTTACAGGTAAGCGCCGCGCGTGTAAATGGACATCTTTGGACATGTCGGCTCTTTGCTCCGTCTGATTACGACTGCATTGCTCTATGAGGTATTAGTagagaagacgaaaaagaagaagtcggcgtCGAAAAAACTTCCATCACTCCACCTCCTCTATCCTTGGCCGCGGCCGTCCAGCAGCGTCCACCAGGGTGCCCTCAGGATTCACATGCAATCCCGCTAATCTCGTCAAGCCAGGCGCGGCCTTCGCCTCTGCTTGACTCGGCAGCAGACTTGCCATGCCCCAGTTGTCAAGACTTTCCACAACGTCGCGTGCGTGCTGTTGCACCAACCCATCGTTATCTGTTGTGGCAATGTAGTTCAGAGTCCTCTGTATGTCCTCTCGGCTCTGGTCTGTCAAGCCGAATCCCAATCTTTGTCCGGattccttggccttgtccagcgCTCTCACAAAACTGAGAATCACGAGGATGGCTGCCCGCCGAAGTATACCCTTCTCTAGCTCCGGCTCCATGGCGAGGATATTGATGCTGAGGTCGACTCCTGCCGAGACCAAAGTCGGCCCCATGCCAAGAATGTTCGTCTCAATGGCATTTCCAAAGATGGATAGAGCCGATGTTCTCATTCGAATGTCTTCGCTCCCCCTTTTGCTCTCCCACCCTTGGACAATTTGGGCCAATATCTCATTATTGGCCATCTCATCAGATGTTGCCTCTTCATCCGCCATATCAatatcggcatcggcatctccGCTAGcttctgccttttttctcttaagCTCGTTCAACCTTTCCTCTCGTGCCTGTTTAGCCATCGTTTTCGGCCTGTATCCCCTTCTGCCCGCAATCGACAGCATACTCTCGCCCGCCTTCTGAGCTGCCTCTCCTGTAAATGTTTCCCCTAGTCTCTCAATAACCTGGAGTATTGTCTCGCCAAATCTTAGCCGAGTATCTGTAGACGATTTCTCTTGCGTGTCCAAGTAATGGTCAAGCAGCTCTTGCATGGTGGATTTGGGGTGTTTATTCGCCAACTGTGTAAATATGCGGATGACTCGAAGATTGATAAAgtcttcgttttcttttaGAAGATTAGACATTAGGACTGTGACGGCTGAAATATCCAACACTGGACTTTCGGCCACAATCAGGTTAGACAAGAGATTCAAGCCCTCAGATACTACCGGTGGTGGGCTATCGCTGTCTCCCGTAATGTAGTTCATCGCTAGGTTGTAAGTCTTGCGATCTTCAATCTGCCGGGCGGTAGGGGCAATAGTTTTGTCATCTGGCTTTTCCACCTCATCTCGGTATTTGAGCAACAAGGCCAGATTCTTCGCTGTGATTGATGCATCACCTCGATCTTGGTCCCCAATTCTCGCCAGTGCATCTTCCACGACTTTTAGCTCAACTGGGTTAATATCCGACTTCTGAAAGGTCGGTGCTGTGATGACCAGGTTGAGTAAGCTCAGCACAACTCCAAGGATATCATCTCCCAAGGCGTTCTGGCCGTCGGCTCGTAGCACATGAGATatgagctccagcagctgatCGAAATGACTGATTAGTTTTTCTGGAGCCTTGTCCATGAACTTTTGTAACAACGTTACGTCGACAAGATCCTGGAGTGCCGagtctgcttcttcatcgcgATTGGCTACCTGTATAATTAGATCGCCATTTTGTTTGCCTGCCGACTGTATCCATCGCCGTAAGAGATACAAAAAGGCCGAAGAAACTTCCTCTGTGGAACAGACAGAGCTCACAAACTCGACCAAGACCGTTGACTTGCTCTCGATTTCCCCCCAGTCTAATTCATCATCCTGTTGCTTCTGCTCGCCAAACGCTAGTTGGATGGCTTCTATTCCTCCTTCAGGCCGAAGGTGGTAGCGCCATTGCAATTCTTCTGCATCATGCAAGGATCCTCTGCATCGAATGTTGCGGATAAACGGGATGATATTGTCCACGTCACCAAACAGTCTCAGGTGGGTCTGCACAAGAATCCGCGCAGGCTTGCAGAAGCGCTTGTCAGTATCCTGAGAGGCGTTGATCCATGAAGCGAGCGCCCAAAGTTGTAAACGAACGGGCTTTAGAACCCGTTTGCAGAGACCAGGTGAAGGATTTGACATGATCAGCAGCTCTAGCCGTCTAAGTGATCTCTCCAAATCTGAAGCCATAACAAGGATCTTGTTTCGACCAAGGTCCACGATttcatcaacttcttcagACCTGAGAGCAGAGTCCAGTTTTGAGGACTTCAGTGATGGATTTATGGCCTCCACTAGGGGCCCTACAAAAGCGTTCCAACCAGGTGATCCTGTTTACCCAGGTTAGTATCCAAATATACAGGGGGAAAACCATTGACGTTTTAGGCAAATTCTCGCTTTGTTACCTGGTGCTCCAAATTGCTTTTTACCCAGAATACCGAATCCGACAATTTGCGCTGCAGTTTTTGCAACATCAGgcccagcctcgccatcgaATAAAGCGAATAATTGTCCCGAGATGCCGTCGAACCACTGCTGGGCAGTCATAGAGGCTGGAACAGATGACAGCAATTTCGTTGCAACAGCCACCGCTTCATGGGTGATGGCAGCACCCTCTTTTCCGCGGCTACCCCCGTCATTCGTGGGCTTCCCGGTATTACTTGGGTGAACTGCAAACACAAACTCCATCGTGGCCCTGACGCCGTCGGACCGCAGCGGCAGGGTCGTCAAGCTCCTCATCAACGGCTCCCTCAGCCATAGCGGAAGCACATTTGGCTTAATCAAGGCATTAAGAGCGTGTATCAAGACCCACGTTTGCGTTCTGGGTGCATGTCAGGTTCTTTTCgctcttggctgcttctcTCAATCTCGATTGGCCTCACCTACCTATTGACTAGCTCATTGTACTCGTGCAATCCTTGCTCGCGGCTTTCAGCGGTTGCCGATGGATTGAATGCTTTCTTGGCCGCATCGACAATATCCTGCGTGATTTTCGGCTGAGACTGCTGAGCATCCATTGAGTCTGTCGTAGCAGCTGGATTGTAGTTGAGTATCAAACCGAACACCCCGGACAGGCTTCTCTTACAAATGAGCTGCTGAGCTTTGCCATCCCGCAACATACACTGTGCTTTTGTACCGTGCATGTACATTCCAAGCTTGTTCGATAAAGATCACGTGCCGGCGCGTTCCGTTTGTTGGTCCGTGCGTCAAGCTCTTTCAAGATATAGCTTCTCCACGCGTTTCTCAATGTTTACTAGCATCAGAGCCATCGTCAACGCCATTTCAGATGTGCCAATTCCTCGATTTGCTGCCGGAGATGCTGCCATTGTCCCAAATAACACGTCCCCTTGAGTACGTATAGCCTCTTGGATTTCTTCTTGTATCTCATGATCGAGCCTCCTTCGCTGTCATACAAATGCagcgctcttcttcagcacgtCGCCTCCCCCACAGTTTCCCGATTCTCGTTTTCCGCACGGAATGTCTATTGCAggccccccctccccagGCTTGGTCATCCGCAATATGCCGCTTCCAAGCCTACTTCAGGATCTTGTTGAACGCTGCAGTTGGATCTATTGCGGTGCGTCTCTGCCCGGCACCCAGGCAGCCAAGTCTAGCTGGGGGAACGAGTTTCGGAACTTAACCCTAAGCATACATCTGGTTTAGTATTGCGCTCAGTCGTCTAATCCCCTTTCTAAGTCAACCCCGTTTCTCGATGCTGCTCCCGTCGAAAGATGGGCACGGCAGTAACGCAGAAACCTGTGTTGATGGACTAGGGGAGCGGACATCCAGTCACTACCTGGTGCGCAAGAGGAAGGATGCCATGAGTCGTTGTGGTAAGATTCTCTGGTCTGAGGACGCTCGTCAGCCCTCTCCGCTGGAACTAGCACTATGGTCGAAAATAGACTTCCTTGAGATGCTGTTGGCATTGATAGGTAGATTGATTGTCTGCTGTCTGTTGAGATCTGCGCCGGTGGCTTTATCACCGCCGGTGCAAGGTCTACGGCATGGAGCTTGAGCACAGAAAGGGCCTCAAACAGCCAGAAGTCGCATTTCCGAAACCGTATTTCATCCCTATGGCGCCTTGCCGGAAGCCTGGCTTATATCAGTGCTGTGAGAGCCACACGGGAACACACAGAAATGCAACGACTTTTGACCAACCCAACGCCATTCTACGCTGCTCTCGGATGCTCTTATATGCCCGCCCTCTATTGGGATTTGAGTCAACATGAAGCTCTCAGCATTATGATCCCTTCCTATCGGGCCCTTTGCTCCTTGGACCACACCACAGCATCCTGCTCCCGGTGTGTGATGCAGCTGCGTCTAGTCTGACCAAGCGTATTAACCTTGGGTCGTTGGCTTTGTCCCTCGACTTCGCAAGGGCGCCAGTCCCCGGCTGGGCTATTGCCCGGCAGCTTCCTCGCAGATTTTGTCAAAAGCTGCCGAGATGATAACGCGGTTTTTATGGATGTATTTTGTCCGCGTGTCAACGCCCTCCTGACTGTCAAAGTTTCggagaggaaacaaaaacaagtCTCCGTTGGCAGTGCGAGACACACGGAAGGAGGCTCGCTTGACTACATCAAGAACATTTAGGTTGCATTACGCTACTTGGACCTTGGGCTACGTGAGCTCGAAGAAGGCAGCAGATTCATGATGGGACTGGCTAGAGGCAAAGTCCGGAAATCGGTCCCTTTTTCGGACACCGCGGATGCGGCTCGGTGTCGATTCTGGCATGGAACTGGGACCCATCTCGAGTTGGAGTCAAAGTTTAGTGCTTGTCCAGTTACTTGGCCAAACTCGTCTGCTTTGAGCTGGATCCGCGGGCAGTCGTCATCTGGCTCGGCTCACTGACATGTGCTTCAGTACAACTACTATTGGCTTATAAGGACACACCGTGGATGTGGGAGGCAGTCCTGGTTGTCCTCTTCCCAGAAATGGCTGGAGGGCAACCCCCCGCTGATGAGGGGATAAGTAACCCCTGTTTCTATGACTATGAGACTTGTCACTAACAAAGCTGTGCAGGTGAAGCTAAAGTCATCCAAGGAAGCTGATACAACTCTGTCGTCATGCCGTAGCCTCACCGCCGGTTGAAATTTTCACGTACGGTGTGCTGCAAAATATGGAGTAGTATCAAGCCAAGATATACAAAACGCCGATTAGCAGACGGCATCTCCGGATTTACAAGCTATATGTAAGCCATTAAGCACTAGCTGCCTTTGATACCATCAATAGGCGGCAGTGGCATTGGCCCATCCGGCGCACCCCTGATGGCTCATCTGTTTGATAAAAGTTTTTGCAGATGTATATCCTAACCAAAACTGAAAGCACATTTTTGTAGATCTGCAAACTAGACAATCCCCCCCGAATGGAGCGGCGGCCGGCAACACGGCTAAAGTCGCTGGCATTTCTGCCATACAACTCTGTTCCCTGGCAAAAACATTGCGCGGCAAACTTGGCAATGCCATATGGCGTTTACAAAGTAGAGTAGCAACAGCTTTATCAGTCCTAGGTACGGGGGGTTGATGCAACGTAAAAATGAGTATTCCTGAATACTACTGCATTGGGCGATGGAGCCGCTGCGGCCCGTGGGGCATCACCAGTGGGGTCAGGCTGGCCGCGGAAGATGCTTTGGGCATATCGTTCCTGGCGGCAAAGTGCTAGCAAGCACAAGTACAGGCATGATGaagtggtggcagcagcgctaCTGCAACTACTCCATACTCGCAGCCAGGCTGCAGAATTTTGTCTCCAGGTAGGCATTAATCAGCCGAGACAGGGCCAGAGGCTCTCCAAAGAGGAAGTTGAGGAACAACACTATCAAGCTTCGATTTGAGCGGATTCTCACAGCGGCACTAGCTCCAACGGCTTTGGCCGCGTTGATCCGCCCCACAGAATGCGAGAAAAAGTATCCGCCGCCGCTCAATCAAGGACGTAGGGcgatgcaatgcaatgcaagaCAATGCAGGGGAGGCGGAGGAGCCCTGGCTGATGTCGCAAGAGGCATGAAACATATCAATCCAGGGCCTACAGTAGACTGGACCTCGGACAAGTCCTCCTGGAGCGGGCAATTTAATCAACATCGGGCAAGCAGGTCGGTCGGCTTAAGTGGTTTACCCGGAGAGTTGGCCTGGCCACCGAGAGTGGGCTGAGACTGGCAATATTGGGCAGGCCTAGAGGTAGCATGTATACAGCACGGGCATGTATAATCCGAAGGGCCTGGTTTGCCGTGCCTGGCCAGCAATTGATCTGCTGCTATCGAAAAAGGCCCGGATGGAAGGGCTGGGGGGTTCTAGAAATCGCCGCGGTGATGTGATGTAATGCGATGGCAGGGTGGTGGTGAGTTTTGAGTGCCCGATGCTCGGGTGAGATTGCCTACCTTGTCTGATGGCGGTAGATGCCAGTGCATATGAAGATCAATGGGCAGGCTACCTGGCTGCTAACAGGACCAATCGGCGCCAATTGAATGCTACCCTATCATTCTTTAACATCAAAGCAGGCCTTCTTTTGCCTACCTACCACGTAGTAATGTAGGCAGGATTAGGACGCTTTCGCTATCCCCTTGAGGCGTCCTTTGGAAGAGAAAGGGCACTGTGGTGAAATATGATGTGTATCGTGCCTTTGCACTTCCATGTAAATGCTACGATACCTGGCCAGGGACCAAAGGTTACATGAGGGCGTCATCATGCTTCACACCTGGGTTAGGTAGGTGCAGGTACGCAGTGCTACCGCAACCGCCATTGCTCAAACGGTGCTGGGGACCGCCTCAAAAGTACCCACGCGGCAAGCCCCCCAAAACGTGGGTTTGGAGCACTAAAGCACCGTTGATTAATTAGTTGTTCAATCAATCAGGTAGGTACTCTAGATGGAAGGCATTTGCGGCTTAGGGCACCAGGTGAGATTATCGGCCAGGTGCTCTACTGCCCTCGGGGTACTTTGCGTGGAGTAATACCTGAATACTACAAGTCctactagcagtagtagtagcgcATATACGGTACGGAGCAGGCCGCGAGGCACGGAGTATCCATTGACGCCTCGGCCGAGTGGAAGTGGGCCGGGAACGGCAGGCATGACTTGCATCTCTGGCCAAGTTGCGACAAGCACGCAAAAAAGACCAGAACTCGCCCCGGCTCCACCTGGCGCACAACGGTCTTGTTGCAACTCTCAGCTTTTGACAAGCACAAACGATACGAGACGAGGTTGGCCTCTGCTCACTGACAAGGCCGAAAGAACTGGAGCAGCCGCTAGGCTAACGGCAACGCAGCCGACTCGCCGGCCACGAGCCCACAGCTAACGGGAAACGGGAAAAGGGATCGCTTCCCTCGACGGCCACCACCGGGACAAGAGGCTAGCATGAAGGGCCGATCCTGTTTGAGACTCTGGGATGGACGATTGATCGCTGCCTGCCTGCAAGCACACGCAGCCGAGCCGTTTCCTAGGACGCGCAACTCCGTTCAGAGCAAAATCTCACTGCATCAAAGCTATTCTACTCGCAATCGATCTAAGCCCAGTAACGACAGCTCGGGGTAGCGATAGGTCGAGATGCGAAGACAGAGCCTCGCAAACTCCGCTACCCCCATgaaagaaaggcaaaaaaagacaaaaaaggcaataaagacaaaaaaagacaaaaacacaCTTTTCCACCCCGAGGTTGCATAATCTTGCCCGAGAACAAAAGTCCTCCAAATCCCTTGCCAGTTTCCAATCCCTTGTTTTTCCGCCCTCTGAGAGACCTGGTAGTCCAGTCTGCGGGCATCAGGCCATctcatgcagcagcagccaaggacTGCTGCAACAGGGTAGtgcaaattttttttttttttccgttttcttcttcttcgtcttctcatccgcttctccttctcttttgaaCCAACGCCGAATTTTGTCTCAACCGTTGAACCTAGCCTAGCCCAAATCCTTACCATGTCCCTTTCCAAACGAATGTGTGAGAGCAGCCATTTTAGACTCCGTGAGTCCATGATGCTTGTCATGGAGGAGAGTCTGGAACAGGCCATGTCTGCATCTCCTACCTACATGTCTTTCAGCATCTGATAGAGCTGCTTCAGAGATCTGAAGTGACCCCTGCTCCATCGTCAGCCCTtgaaacaaaataaaaagcGGGCCTGGACATCATGGAGCCTCTTTTCTTACCAGAATCAAATGCATGTGTTACCACTAGAGCAACTGCCAGAGGGCTTTCGGGCGATGCGAAAATGGCATGTCATTTCCCATCGCTGGTAGCGCCTCCGGTGGctcagcatcatcgacaaTGCCGTTGAATTTGTCGTCGAGAGTCCAGCTCTCTCCGGCGGCACTTGGTGCAACAAATTCTGCAATTGTATATTGGAGAATGCCGTCTCGGACACGAGGTGTGGCAATTTCTCGAGACGTCATCGATGACGATTGTGATCGTTCATTGGCATCTTTGCCCTCTGCCTttaagagagagaaaattcTTCGTTAGCACCCCAGGTCTTATTACCCGAAACATTGCTTCGAGGAGTGTATCCACGTTGGACGGCAGCCCTCATTTCTTGATATGACTTACAATGCAGGTGGCACATGGCGAATTGTTCACCCACACCCAGTTTGGGCAATTGTGTGAGTAGAAATTCTTGCATCGGTACTTGTAAAAGCCGCCGCTGCTACTCATTTTCATTGATGTGACAAGGTATAGTAGGGATAAAAGAAGAGTAAATCGAGAATGGGCAAGCCAAGAGTCGCTGACAATAAAGCAAGACTGCTAGCAGTGCAAAATTGCAACGTAGTATAacttgatgatgatgatgattgaAAGAAAGGTTGAAAGTGCTGATTGAGATAGATGTAGGAAGAAAAGATTCTTTGACGACTTATATATGAGATGGCGGACGACCGGCTTCAGGACCACCCCCGGACCCCCTCCTGCATGTACGCAATACACACATGTCACGGAGTCCTTGTTTACATCACCGAAAGAATTATTCTCACCCTACGCTATCCCATTCCTCCGTATCTTAAAAACGCTCTTTCTCGAGGGGGGTGTTTGCTGCATTGTAGGCTTTGACCAGGTCTCCCCTTCCCGCTTTCGAGGACGGTAGCGCGGCCGGGGATGTTCACTTGCTCAGGGGTGTctgggccatggccaaggTCTGGCTCTGAATCCCCCCAGTCGCTTCACGCACACTAAATAGCCGAATCCTTGCCTGCATGCTGCAAAGCACGGGATGCTCAACACCAGCGAGAACGCAGCATGTAACGCCGCCTATCACAGATGGGTTTGATCCAACCCAAGATGCAACAAGAAGTCATGCCCGGTGAAGGGGTGTGTTCAACCTTCATACCTGGCACTTGTGAAGGGTGTTCTGATAGCTGACGTCGGACTTGGACAATGATCCTGCGCTGACATGTGAAAAACAGAATAGGAAATAAATCCATGGCTATAGTAGGCGCGCTTTTGCGATACTAGCAGAAGCCTAGTAGTAATTTACTACTACTGTGCTACTACTAGCACcttctcagctgctgctactaaAGATCCACGATGGCATCTTCAGAGCACTAGCTCTGAACAACACTGCTcaatcttttttctcttagcGCACCGTTGAGATGTGGCAGCTCATATTGGGCGGCCGCCCTACGGGGCCAGGTCATCGAGGACTCGCTGGTGGAAACGATGACCCCGGGTGTCCAATCGCCTACTCCAGCATGcggctgcatgcatgtattATTGTGAATGGAGCAGTCTATACTCCTTCGCTCGTCTCGCCATTGCCCCTTGCATCCTGCATATGAGGCAAGTCTGAGCTGTATACGCCGCTGGTCGAGATGATGGCCCACTACGGAGACACATGAAGCTGAAGGTGTAGAGCTAACACGTCAACTAGGTACATGAGCCTAAATATGGATGAGAATGCGATAATCTAACGGGAGACGGGACTGTCCGACCCGCACACACTTAGGCGAGCAGGAGAGGATTTAGGCTTGTTTGCACTTTAGGGGGTTGGCGCTCGGTCAACATCAATCAAGACACCTATGACGGGTCCTCGGGCGATTGAATGTCAGTTATTCTCTGCGTGCACAAGGCTCAACGATGAGACGCAAGATTCAATAACCAGTCTGTATCGAAGGCGGATTTCCATGAAAGCTATTCAAGCGGCCCATCTCGAATTTGCAGGATACTGGCCGACAAAATTCACCTCCGCTACGGAATACCGGACGCATCTTGTTGGATTCGGATCTTGCCCAGTTCCAGAAACCTAGAGAGATAATGATGCTGTTTGTTCCGAGGCATTGCACGCTTGGTGGCCTTTTGTATAGGTAGTAGACAGCAGTCTATTGCtgatcgctgctgctgccctttGCTACTGCCAGTGACAAACGGCATTCTTCCAACGTCCAAAACCGATGTATACGATTACAAAATACATCCTTGTTTAATTTATATGCAAACAGCATTTTCCCGAAGGTACATTTATAAGGTCCACAACGGAATTCCGCCTTGGGCGTGAAACAAGAGATTTGAATATTGTCTGACAGTGTTTGACACGGCTACAGTAATGTGCAGGTCCGGGTTTCCACAAAGGCTGTTGTCCCGATGCGGCATGTATtcagagaaaagagaagacaagaaCTGTGATTGTTGTGTCGGATCAAGCATTCTCATCCTACGCGCTTGTTATGCAGTCTATCATTGGCTGCACATGACTCTCAAATTGCTCTATTTGGACTGCGAGAGAGGTTGTGATTGGTGAGTGCTTGGAAGTTTTCTCCTACGGATTTGCCATCGGCTCTGGCTAACCGAACCGACCAGATCAACgcatcttttctctctgctgCGTTCTCATATGTCGCAGCCGAGAAGTAGCAACAACTTGGGACCCGAACGAAGCCTGCGTACGCAGACGGCCACGGAACGCCGAAAGTATGACGCggatagaagagaaaagagcctTTACACAAAAGTCCCGCCCCTAAATGCCGATGCTCTAACAGGAACTTATAACGAGGCATGCCATGGGTTGGATTGAGACAAAAGCGCCCCTTGGTAGGCTGCATCAAGGAACATCGCTGTGCAACTTCACGTAGATGCTACTTACTACCTGGATCCGCTTGGGCTCTCGGTCCGCTCCGTGCAGCAATTGCGGCTATCTGGTCCGGCGAGCCAGGTTTGCTAATTCTGGAATCCTAAGCCGTACAATGGTACCGTCGTAGTTTGACAGGCCACGGTCCTTTGACACCACTTGGAGCCCTCCATGGGGTCGCAATCGGGCCTCTGGGGCCATGggatgtacttgtacatgtgcGGTGGAGCAATCGCGACGGTCCTGCGTCATTCAATGCAGTTTCAACATTCATTTATTACTCAACCGTCGTAATCTTTCTTGTCCTACTGGCCGCTTTGAAGTTGACAAGGTAGGAGAAAGAAGGGACCCTTGCGCAATACTTGCGAATTACTGGAGAAGGGCGGACTCTTAGCTCCTCGTACCAGCAATTCGAAGAGTTGACGTACGATGTCTAATTGTTCAGAAATCTCGTACTGTCGCCCAATCGTGCTTACCTGGTCGTAATGCCTGATAATATTAAGATGCCCCTCTGTCAGCTGTTTACCGATGTAACCGATATTATACGGAAACGGGATCAAATAGCCTCATATCCGCCTCATTCTCGGTACCGTCTTCATTTTCTCACTTGGTTGCCATGCCATT encodes:
- a CDS encoding uncharacterized protein (EggNog:ENOG41), with translation MDAQQSQPKITQDIVDAAKKAFNPSATAESREQGLHEYNELVNRTQTWVLIHALNALIKPNVLPLWLREPLMRSLTTLPLRSDGVRATMEFVFAVHPSNTGKPTNDGGSRGKEGAAITHEAVAVATKLLSSVPASMTAQQWFDGISGQLFALFDGEAGPDVAKTAAQIVGFGILGKKQFGAPGSPGWNAFVGPLVEAINPSLKSSKLDSALRSEEVDEIVDLGRNKILVMASDLERSLRRLELLIMSNPSPGLCKRVLKPVRLQLWALASWINASQDTDKRFCKPARILVQTHLRLFGDVDNIIPFIRNIRCRGSLHDAEELQWRYHLRPEGGIEAIQLAFGEQKQQDDELDWGEIESKSTVLVEFVSSVCSTEEVSSAFLYLLRRWIQSAGKQNGDLIIQVANRDEEADSALQDLVDVTLLQKFMDKAPEKLISHFDQLLELISHVLRADGQNALGDDILGVVLSLLNLVITAPTFQKSDINPVELKVVEDALARIGDQDRGDASITAKNLALLLKYRDEVEKPDDKTIAPTARQIEDRKTYNLAMNYITGDSDSPPPVVSEGLNLLSNLIVAESPVLDISAVTVLMSNLLKENEDFINLRVIRIFTQLANKHPKSTMQELLDHYLDTQEKSSTDTRLRFGETILQVIERLGETFTGEAAQKAGESMLSIAGRRGYRPKTMAKQAREERLNELKRKKAEASGDADADIDMADEEATSDEMANNEILAQIVQGWESKRGSEDIRMRTSALSIFGNAIETNILGMGPTLVSAGVDLSINILAMEPELEKGILRRAAILVILSFVRALDKAKESGQRLGFGLTDQSREDIQRTLNYIATTDNDGLVQQHARDVVESLDNWGMASLLPSQAEAKAAPGLTRLAGLHVNPEGTLVDAAGRPRPRIEEVE
- a CDS encoding uncharacterized protein (EggNog:ENOG41), which translates into the protein MKMSSSGGFYKYRCKNFYSHNCPNWVWVNNSPCATCIAEGKDANERSQSSSMTSREIATPRVRDGILQYTIAEFVAPSAAGESWTLDDKFNGIVDDAEPPEALPAMGNDMPFSHRPKALWQLL